The Thermoplasmata archaeon genomic sequence CCGAGGATCTGGGGTCCCGCCGTCTACGACGTCATGCGGAGGATCAAGGCGGCCCTCGACCCCGGCGGCGTCCTGAATCCGGGCGTCCTCTTCTCCGACGAACCGTGGTGGGCGACGTGGGGCGGCCTCGAGGCGCGGAGCCCGATGTGACCGAGAATGTACCACACCTTTAAGCCGGCCTGCTCGTACATTTCATCCGGGGAATCGATCACGCCCAAGCCGTCGTTCCCATCCGTGCACGGCCAGGAAGGAAGGGTTAAGAGCGATTCGGGCATTCGAGGCGTCCGGCCGAAGGCGACCGGCGAGCGGACGGAGGCCATGAGCCCATGATCCAGCGCGCGGAACAGGCGAACATCGTGGGCCTCCGATCGAAGGACTTCGTCGATTGGGTCGAACAGAACATCGACGCGCCGATGAAGCGGGGGCCCGGCGGCGCGCTCCTCGAGCGGCTCAAGGGCGGCATCGTAGGCGAGTTCTTCAACTGGGCGAAACGCAACTCGACGTGGCCGTTGCACTTCGGCATCATGTGTTGCGCGATCGAGATGGCGGCGACCTCGGACCCGAGGTACGACGTCGAGCGGTTCGGCGTCATCTATCGGTCCTCACCGAGGCAGTGCGACGTCCTCTTGCTGAACGGCCCGATCTCCCTGAAGCTCCGTCCCGCCGTCCGCCGGCTGTACGAGCAGATGGCCGAGCCGAAGTGGGTCATCGCGATGGGCGAGTGCACGATCTGCGGCGGGCCGTACTACGATTCGTACTCCGTCGTCAAGGGCTCGTACACGTTCGTGCCCACGGACATCTTCATCCCCGGCTGCCCGGTGCGACCGGAGGCCCTGATCGACGGCTTCCTCAAGCTCAGCGCGAAGATCAAGGCCGAGCGGAGCGGATGGGTGCGGACGAAGAAGGGCCGCCTCGTGAGCGCGCGCGAGGGCCAGCTGATGGACATGCAGAAGGGCGAGTACACGTATGAAGTCCCCCAAGTCCGAAGCTAACCGCGGGCGCCGGAAGGTCGGCACAATCGGCGGCACGGTCCGGCCGCTGCTCGCGACGATCAAGCAGGCGCTCGTCACGATGCCCGGGATCAACCGCCTCGTCCCCGGCGGCCGGAAGCCCGTGACACACCTCTATCCGTATCAGAAGGTTGAACTCCCTCTGGCCTACCGAGGCCAACACAGCATCGACTGGTTCAAGTGCATTGGTTGCGAGCTCTGCGCAAAGGTCTGCCCGAACGAGTGCATCTACTTCGAGTTCTACGAGGTCGGGCCGACCTCGGAGTACTTGAACCCGAGCCGCGCCCAGCTCGACGAGATGAAGAAGATCATCCGCCGGCCCGCCGTCGACGTCGGCCATTGCCTGTTCTGCGGCAACTGCATGGAGTACTGCCCGACGGACGCGTGGAACTTCACGCAGGAGTTCGAGCTCGCGGACTACGCGCGCGAGGACCTCTACTACAAGGCGGACGAACTCCGCATGCCGAAGGAGAACTCGGACAAGGAGATCGTCCTCATCAACCGCATGGGGGAGCACCCGATCCTCGAGGTGGACGTCTGCATCGGCTGCCGCAAATGCGAGCGGGAGTGTCCGACCCGTTGCATCGACATGCTCGACGGCCCGAACGACCGCAAAGGCAAGCCGATCGTCATCCCGGAGTTCGACTACACGAAATGCATCGGCTGCCAGCAATGCGTCGACGTCTGCCCGGTTGACTGCCTCCATATGGAGGAAATCGGCTACAAGGACCTCGAGGGATTCTACCACATCAACCTGCAGGGCGAGGTCAAGCTGCTCGAGGAACAGGTCGAGAAATAGCCGCACCGCCGTCGCGCGATTATTCCTAAGCGAATTGTAACTCTTTTATGCTATTCCCATTATCCACAGGCCCCTCCGCTGGAGGCTCACTGATGGTCCGTACGACGGTCGTCGGAAACTATCCTCGCGTGGGAGACACGTTCGAAGAGCAATCCCTCCGCCGCGCGATTGCCCGGTTCGACAAAGAGGAAATCGACGCGGCGCAGCTCCGCGAGGCGGAACGCGAGGTCACGACGAACGTGCTCCGCGAACAGATCGAGGCCGGCATCGATGTCGTGACGGACGGCCAAATCGCTTGGTACGACAGCCAGAGCCACGTCGCGCGGGGACTCGAGGGGATCGAGGTCGACGGGCTGGTGCGGTACTTCGACACGAACACGTACTACCGCCAACCGGTGGTC encodes the following:
- the nuoB gene encoding NADH-quinone oxidoreductase subunit NuoB, with product MIQRAEQANIVGLRSKDFVDWVEQNIDAPMKRGPGGALLERLKGGIVGEFFNWAKRNSTWPLHFGIMCCAIEMAATSDPRYDVERFGVIYRSSPRQCDVLLLNGPISLKLRPAVRRLYEQMAEPKWVIAMGECTICGGPYYDSYSVVKGSYTFVPTDIFIPGCPVRPEALIDGFLKLSAKIKAERSGWVRTKKGRLVSAREGQLMDMQKGEYTYEVPQVRS
- a CDS encoding 4Fe-4S binding protein, with the protein product MKSPKSEANRGRRKVGTIGGTVRPLLATIKQALVTMPGINRLVPGGRKPVTHLYPYQKVELPLAYRGQHSIDWFKCIGCELCAKVCPNECIYFEFYEVGPTSEYLNPSRAQLDEMKKIIRRPAVDVGHCLFCGNCMEYCPTDAWNFTQEFELADYAREDLYYKADELRMPKENSDKEIVLINRMGEHPILEVDVCIGCRKCERECPTRCIDMLDGPNDRKGKPIVIPEFDYTKCIGCQQCVDVCPVDCLHMEEIGYKDLEGFYHINLQGEVKLLEEQVEK